A part of Synchiropus splendidus isolate RoL2022-P1 chromosome 19, RoL_Sspl_1.0, whole genome shotgun sequence genomic DNA contains:
- the LOC128750504 gene encoding guanine nucleotide-binding protein G(o) subunit alpha-like isoform X2 has translation MFCCLKSLPASMQICMGLCLRQGITEEAKKAKLKSSRIEQDLCEQAKTEMNVVKILMLGAAESGKSTLIKQIKIIHSHGFSKPELITFKPAVLDNLLTSMKFVLRGMGILRINLANKKNKVHARAILSCSQCLGEDQELIPFVAHAFCALWADQGVRAAAARGWEFELNDSALYFFENMSRIIAPHYVPTANDVLRVRVRTCGIIETQFQVNQLIFRIYDVGGQRSERRKWLRCFDCIQAVLFVVALSGYDMSLMEDPSVNRLQESLDLFSSVCMNPIFSQTSLILFMNKTDLFKEKILHSGRHLRFYFPSYKGEDADVDAAAHHIASMFSALNKRPEKPVMHHFTTATDTHNIQVVFQMVIDQVMKENLTSVQLL, from the exons ATGTTTTGCTGTCTGAAGTCACTGCCAGCCTCCATGCAG ATCTGCATGGGTCTGTGTCTACGCCAAGGCATCACAGAGGAGGCGAAAAAGGCCAAACTGAAGAGCTCCAGAATAGAGCAGGACCTGTGTGAGCAGGCCAAGACTGAGATGAACGTGGTGAAAATCCTCATGCTCG GAGCTGCAGAGAGTGGGAAGAGTACTCTGATCAAACAGATAAAGATCATCCACAGTCATGGATTTTCTAAACCAGAGCTCATCACATTCAAG CCTGCAGTACTTGATAACCTTCTGACATCCATGAAGTTTGTGCTCCGAGGAATGGGCATTCTCAGGATAAACCTGGCCAACAAGAAGAACAAG GTCCACGCCCGCGCCATCCTCTCCTGTAGCCAGTGTTTGGGTGAGGACCAAGAGCTGATTCCCTTTGTGGCACATGCTTTCTGTGCACTTTGGGCGGACCAGGGAGTTCGAGCAGCCGCAGCTAGAGGTTGGGAGTTTGAGCTGAACGACTCTGCACTCTA CTTTTTTGAAAACATGAGTCGAATTATCGCTCCCCACTATGTCCCCACTGCAAACGATGTtctgagggtgagggtgagaacGTGCGGCATCATCGAGACGCAGTTTCAAGTCAATCAACTGATTTTCCG GATATATGATGTCGGGGGTCAGCGCAGCGAGAGGAGGAAGTGGCTCCGGTGCTTCGACTGTATTCAGGCTGTGCTGTTTGTGGTGGCCCTCAGCGGCTACGACATGTCCCTGATGGAGGACCCTTCAGTG AATCGACTGCAGGAGAGTTTGGATCTGTTTTCATCTGTCTGCATGAACCCCATCTTCAGTCAAACTTCACTG ATTCTGTTTATGAACAAAACCGACCTCTTTAAGGAGAAGATCCTTCATTCCGGAAGACACTTGAGGTTTTATTTCCCAAGCTACAAAG GAGAGGACGCCGATGTGGACGCTGCAGCGCACCACATCGCCTCCATGTTTTCAGCGCTAAACAAGCGACCGGAGAAACCGGTGATGCATCACTTCACCACCGCCACCGACACTCACAACATCCAGGTGGTTTTCCAGATGGTCATTGATCAGGTCATGAAGGAGAACCTGACTTCAGTTCAGCTACTGTGA
- the LOC128750504 gene encoding guanine nucleotide-binding protein G(o) subunit alpha-like isoform X1 encodes MFCCLKSLPASMQICMGLCLRQGITEEAKKAKLKSSRIEQDLCEQAKTEMNVVKILMLGAAESGKSTLIKQIKIIHSHGFSKPELITFKPAVLDNLLTSMKFVLRGMGILRINLANKKNKVHARAILSCSQCLGEDQELIPFVAHAFCALWADQGVRAAAARGWEFELNDSALYFFENMSRIIAPHYVPTANDVLRVRVRTCGIIETQFQVNQLIFRIYDVGGQRSERRKWLRCFDCIQAVLFVVALSGYDMSLMEDPSVYSCCNIHQNRLQESLDLFSSVCMNPIFSQTSLILFMNKTDLFKEKILHSGRHLRFYFPSYKGEDADVDAAAHHIASMFSALNKRPEKPVMHHFTTATDTHNIQVVFQMVIDQVMKENLTSVQLL; translated from the exons ATGTTTTGCTGTCTGAAGTCACTGCCAGCCTCCATGCAG ATCTGCATGGGTCTGTGTCTACGCCAAGGCATCACAGAGGAGGCGAAAAAGGCCAAACTGAAGAGCTCCAGAATAGAGCAGGACCTGTGTGAGCAGGCCAAGACTGAGATGAACGTGGTGAAAATCCTCATGCTCG GAGCTGCAGAGAGTGGGAAGAGTACTCTGATCAAACAGATAAAGATCATCCACAGTCATGGATTTTCTAAACCAGAGCTCATCACATTCAAG CCTGCAGTACTTGATAACCTTCTGACATCCATGAAGTTTGTGCTCCGAGGAATGGGCATTCTCAGGATAAACCTGGCCAACAAGAAGAACAAG GTCCACGCCCGCGCCATCCTCTCCTGTAGCCAGTGTTTGGGTGAGGACCAAGAGCTGATTCCCTTTGTGGCACATGCTTTCTGTGCACTTTGGGCGGACCAGGGAGTTCGAGCAGCCGCAGCTAGAGGTTGGGAGTTTGAGCTGAACGACTCTGCACTCTA CTTTTTTGAAAACATGAGTCGAATTATCGCTCCCCACTATGTCCCCACTGCAAACGATGTtctgagggtgagggtgagaacGTGCGGCATCATCGAGACGCAGTTTCAAGTCAATCAACTGATTTTCCG GATATATGATGTCGGGGGTCAGCGCAGCGAGAGGAGGAAGTGGCTCCGGTGCTTCGACTGTATTCAGGCTGTGCTGTTTGTGGTGGCCCTCAGCGGCTACGACATGTCCCTGATGGAGGACCCTTCAGTG tatTCTTGCTGCAATATTCATCAGAATCGACTGCAGGAGAGTTTGGATCTGTTTTCATCTGTCTGCATGAACCCCATCTTCAGTCAAACTTCACTG ATTCTGTTTATGAACAAAACCGACCTCTTTAAGGAGAAGATCCTTCATTCCGGAAGACACTTGAGGTTTTATTTCCCAAGCTACAAAG GAGAGGACGCCGATGTGGACGCTGCAGCGCACCACATCGCCTCCATGTTTTCAGCGCTAAACAAGCGACCGGAGAAACCGGTGATGCATCACTTCACCACCGCCACCGACACTCACAACATCCAGGTGGTTTTCCAGATGGTCATTGATCAGGTCATGAAGGAGAACCTGACTTCAGTTCAGCTACTGTGA
- the LOC128750504 gene encoding guanine nucleotide-binding protein G(o) subunit alpha-like isoform X3 has protein sequence MNVVKILMLGAAESGKSTLIKQIKIIHSHGFSKPELITFKPAVLDNLLTSMKFVLRGMGILRINLANKKNKVHARAILSCSQCLGEDQELIPFVAHAFCALWADQGVRAAAARGWEFELNDSALYFFENMSRIIAPHYVPTANDVLRVRVRTCGIIETQFQVNQLIFRIYDVGGQRSERRKWLRCFDCIQAVLFVVALSGYDMSLMEDPSVYSCCNIHQNRLQESLDLFSSVCMNPIFSQTSLILFMNKTDLFKEKILHSGRHLRFYFPSYKGEDADVDAAAHHIASMFSALNKRPEKPVMHHFTTATDTHNIQVVFQMVIDQVMKENLTSVQLL, from the exons ATGAACGTGGTGAAAATCCTCATGCTCG GAGCTGCAGAGAGTGGGAAGAGTACTCTGATCAAACAGATAAAGATCATCCACAGTCATGGATTTTCTAAACCAGAGCTCATCACATTCAAG CCTGCAGTACTTGATAACCTTCTGACATCCATGAAGTTTGTGCTCCGAGGAATGGGCATTCTCAGGATAAACCTGGCCAACAAGAAGAACAAG GTCCACGCCCGCGCCATCCTCTCCTGTAGCCAGTGTTTGGGTGAGGACCAAGAGCTGATTCCCTTTGTGGCACATGCTTTCTGTGCACTTTGGGCGGACCAGGGAGTTCGAGCAGCCGCAGCTAGAGGTTGGGAGTTTGAGCTGAACGACTCTGCACTCTA CTTTTTTGAAAACATGAGTCGAATTATCGCTCCCCACTATGTCCCCACTGCAAACGATGTtctgagggtgagggtgagaacGTGCGGCATCATCGAGACGCAGTTTCAAGTCAATCAACTGATTTTCCG GATATATGATGTCGGGGGTCAGCGCAGCGAGAGGAGGAAGTGGCTCCGGTGCTTCGACTGTATTCAGGCTGTGCTGTTTGTGGTGGCCCTCAGCGGCTACGACATGTCCCTGATGGAGGACCCTTCAGTG tatTCTTGCTGCAATATTCATCAGAATCGACTGCAGGAGAGTTTGGATCTGTTTTCATCTGTCTGCATGAACCCCATCTTCAGTCAAACTTCACTG ATTCTGTTTATGAACAAAACCGACCTCTTTAAGGAGAAGATCCTTCATTCCGGAAGACACTTGAGGTTTTATTTCCCAAGCTACAAAG GAGAGGACGCCGATGTGGACGCTGCAGCGCACCACATCGCCTCCATGTTTTCAGCGCTAAACAAGCGACCGGAGAAACCGGTGATGCATCACTTCACCACCGCCACCGACACTCACAACATCCAGGTGGTTTTCCAGATGGTCATTGATCAGGTCATGAAGGAGAACCTGACTTCAGTTCAGCTACTGTGA
- the LOC128750503 gene encoding ethanolamine-phosphate cytidylyltransferase-like isoform X3, producing MIKNGHHRHQAAAGTDAGSIPSTAACSPEKRRRRIRVWCDGCYDMVHYGHSNQLRQAKAMGDYLIVGVHTDSEIAKHKGPPVFTQEERYKMVRAIKWVDEVVEGAPYVTTLETLDKYSCDFCVHGVDGKDTYDEVKKSGRYRECKRTQGVSTTDLVGRMLLMTKAHHSNIDQSDYQQHTDNFGKGSKGQKGHSPWTGVSQFLQTSQKIIQFASGQEPQSGDTIIYVAGAFDLFHIGHVDFLEAVHKLAEKPYIIVGLHFDQEVNRYKGKNYPIMNVHERTLSVLACRYVSEVVIGAPFAVTKDLLDHFKVDLVCHGKTEIYPDKDGSDPYAEPRRKGILRTVDSGNSLTTDAIVQRIIKNRLLFEARNKKKEAKEIAVIQAMKRQEGKE from the exons ATGATCAAAAACGGACACCACCGTCACCAAGCAGCGGCGGGGACGGACGCAGGTTCGATCCCCAGCACTGCTGCCTGCAGTCCGGAGAAGAGAAGGCGAAGGATACGGGTGTGGTGCGATGGCTG ctACGACATGGTCCACTACGGCCACTCGAACCAGCTGCGACAAGCAAAGGCCATGGGAGACTACCTCATCGTTGGAGTTCACACGGACA GTGAAATCGCCAAGCACAAGGGCCCGCCAGTTTTCACTCAGGAAGAGCGCTACAAGATGGTGCGCGCCATCAAGTGGGTGGATGAGGTGGTGGAGGGAGCGCCGTACGTCACCACGCTGGAGACCTTGGACAAGTACAGCTGTGACTTCTGCGTCCACGGAG TGGATGGGAAAGACACGTACGACGAGGTGAAGAAGTCTGGGCGCTACAG GGAGTGTAAGAGAACGCAAGGAGTTTCCACCACGGACCTGGTGGGCAGGATGCTGCTGATGACAAAAGCACACCACAGCAACATT GACCAGTCAGATTATCAGCAGCAcacagataactttggaaagg GATCAAAGGGTCAGAAGGGTCACAGCCCCTGGACGGGGGTTTCTCAGTTCCTGCAAACATCACAGAAGATCATCCAGTTTGCTTCAGGTCAGGAGCCCCAATCTGGAGACACCATCATCTACGTCGCCGGAGCGTTTGATCTCTTCC ACATCGGCCATGTGGACTTCCTGGAAGCAGTGCACAAGCTTGCAGAAAAGCCATACATCATCGTGGGGCTGCACTTTGATCAG GAGGTGAATCGCTACAAGGGGAAGAACTACCCCATCATGAACGTGCACGAGAGAACACTCAGCGTCCTGGCATGTCGG TACGTTTCTGAAGTGGTGATCGGGGCTCCCTTTGCTGTCACCAAAGATTTGCTGGACCATTTCAAG GTGGACCTCGTGTGCCACGGAAAAACAGAAATCTACCCTGACAAGGACGGATCTGACCCTTATGCT GAGCCCAGGAGGAAAGGAATACTGCGCACAGTTGACAGTGGGAACAGCCTCACCACAGATGCCATTGTGCAGAGGATTATCAAAAACAG GCTGCTCTTTGAAGCAAGGaacaagaagaaagaagccaaagAGATTGCTGTGATTCAGGCCATGAAACGACAAGAAGGAAAAGAATGA
- the LOC128750503 gene encoding ethanolamine-phosphate cytidylyltransferase-like isoform X1, with protein MIKNGHHRHQAAAGTDAGSIPSTAACSPEKRRRRIRVWCDGCYDMVHYGHSNQLRQAKAMGDYLIVGVHTDSEIAKHKGPPVFTQEERYKMVRAIKWVDEVVEGAPYVTTLETLDKYSCDFCVHGDDITLTVDGKDTYDEVKKSGRYRECKRTQGVSTTDLVGRMLLMTKAHHSNIDQSDYQQHTDNFGKGSKGQKGHSPWTGVSQFLQTSQKIIQFASGQEPQSGDTIIYVAGAFDLFHIGHVDFLEAVHKLAEKPYIIVGLHFDQEVNRYKGKNYPIMNVHERTLSVLACRYVSEVVIGAPFAVTKDLLDHFKVDLVCHGKTEIYPDKDGSDPYAEPRRKGILRTVDSGNSLTTDAIVQRIIKNRLLFEARNKKKEAKEIAVIQAMKRQEGKE; from the exons ATGATCAAAAACGGACACCACCGTCACCAAGCAGCGGCGGGGACGGACGCAGGTTCGATCCCCAGCACTGCTGCCTGCAGTCCGGAGAAGAGAAGGCGAAGGATACGGGTGTGGTGCGATGGCTG ctACGACATGGTCCACTACGGCCACTCGAACCAGCTGCGACAAGCAAAGGCCATGGGAGACTACCTCATCGTTGGAGTTCACACGGACA GTGAAATCGCCAAGCACAAGGGCCCGCCAGTTTTCACTCAGGAAGAGCGCTACAAGATGGTGCGCGCCATCAAGTGGGTGGATGAGGTGGTGGAGGGAGCGCCGTACGTCACCACGCTGGAGACCTTGGACAAGTACAGCTGTGACTTCTGCGTCCACGGAG atgacatcacactaACAGTGGATGGGAAAGACACGTACGACGAGGTGAAGAAGTCTGGGCGCTACAG GGAGTGTAAGAGAACGCAAGGAGTTTCCACCACGGACCTGGTGGGCAGGATGCTGCTGATGACAAAAGCACACCACAGCAACATT GACCAGTCAGATTATCAGCAGCAcacagataactttggaaagg GATCAAAGGGTCAGAAGGGTCACAGCCCCTGGACGGGGGTTTCTCAGTTCCTGCAAACATCACAGAAGATCATCCAGTTTGCTTCAGGTCAGGAGCCCCAATCTGGAGACACCATCATCTACGTCGCCGGAGCGTTTGATCTCTTCC ACATCGGCCATGTGGACTTCCTGGAAGCAGTGCACAAGCTTGCAGAAAAGCCATACATCATCGTGGGGCTGCACTTTGATCAG GAGGTGAATCGCTACAAGGGGAAGAACTACCCCATCATGAACGTGCACGAGAGAACACTCAGCGTCCTGGCATGTCGG TACGTTTCTGAAGTGGTGATCGGGGCTCCCTTTGCTGTCACCAAAGATTTGCTGGACCATTTCAAG GTGGACCTCGTGTGCCACGGAAAAACAGAAATCTACCCTGACAAGGACGGATCTGACCCTTATGCT GAGCCCAGGAGGAAAGGAATACTGCGCACAGTTGACAGTGGGAACAGCCTCACCACAGATGCCATTGTGCAGAGGATTATCAAAAACAG GCTGCTCTTTGAAGCAAGGaacaagaagaaagaagccaaagAGATTGCTGTGATTCAGGCCATGAAACGACAAGAAGGAAAAGAATGA
- the LOC128750503 gene encoding ethanolamine-phosphate cytidylyltransferase-like isoform X2, whose product MIKNGHHRHQAAAGTDAGSIPSTAACSPEKRRRRIRVWCDGCYDMVHYGHSNQLRQAKAMGDYLIVGVHTDSEIAKHKGPPVFTQEERYKMVRAIKWVDEVVEGAPYVTTLETLDKYSCDFCVHGDDITLTVDGKDTYDEVKKSGRYRECKRTQGVSTTDLVGRMLLMTKAHHSNIDQSDYQQHTDNFGKGQKGHSPWTGVSQFLQTSQKIIQFASGQEPQSGDTIIYVAGAFDLFHIGHVDFLEAVHKLAEKPYIIVGLHFDQEVNRYKGKNYPIMNVHERTLSVLACRYVSEVVIGAPFAVTKDLLDHFKVDLVCHGKTEIYPDKDGSDPYAEPRRKGILRTVDSGNSLTTDAIVQRIIKNRLLFEARNKKKEAKEIAVIQAMKRQEGKE is encoded by the exons ATGATCAAAAACGGACACCACCGTCACCAAGCAGCGGCGGGGACGGACGCAGGTTCGATCCCCAGCACTGCTGCCTGCAGTCCGGAGAAGAGAAGGCGAAGGATACGGGTGTGGTGCGATGGCTG ctACGACATGGTCCACTACGGCCACTCGAACCAGCTGCGACAAGCAAAGGCCATGGGAGACTACCTCATCGTTGGAGTTCACACGGACA GTGAAATCGCCAAGCACAAGGGCCCGCCAGTTTTCACTCAGGAAGAGCGCTACAAGATGGTGCGCGCCATCAAGTGGGTGGATGAGGTGGTGGAGGGAGCGCCGTACGTCACCACGCTGGAGACCTTGGACAAGTACAGCTGTGACTTCTGCGTCCACGGAG atgacatcacactaACAGTGGATGGGAAAGACACGTACGACGAGGTGAAGAAGTCTGGGCGCTACAG GGAGTGTAAGAGAACGCAAGGAGTTTCCACCACGGACCTGGTGGGCAGGATGCTGCTGATGACAAAAGCACACCACAGCAACATT GACCAGTCAGATTATCAGCAGCAcacagataactttggaaag GGTCAGAAGGGTCACAGCCCCTGGACGGGGGTTTCTCAGTTCCTGCAAACATCACAGAAGATCATCCAGTTTGCTTCAGGTCAGGAGCCCCAATCTGGAGACACCATCATCTACGTCGCCGGAGCGTTTGATCTCTTCC ACATCGGCCATGTGGACTTCCTGGAAGCAGTGCACAAGCTTGCAGAAAAGCCATACATCATCGTGGGGCTGCACTTTGATCAG GAGGTGAATCGCTACAAGGGGAAGAACTACCCCATCATGAACGTGCACGAGAGAACACTCAGCGTCCTGGCATGTCGG TACGTTTCTGAAGTGGTGATCGGGGCTCCCTTTGCTGTCACCAAAGATTTGCTGGACCATTTCAAG GTGGACCTCGTGTGCCACGGAAAAACAGAAATCTACCCTGACAAGGACGGATCTGACCCTTATGCT GAGCCCAGGAGGAAAGGAATACTGCGCACAGTTGACAGTGGGAACAGCCTCACCACAGATGCCATTGTGCAGAGGATTATCAAAAACAG GCTGCTCTTTGAAGCAAGGaacaagaagaaagaagccaaagAGATTGCTGTGATTCAGGCCATGAAACGACAAGAAGGAAAAGAATGA